One Pullulanibacillus sp. KACC 23026 DNA segment encodes these proteins:
- a CDS encoding C40 family peptidase, translating to MKKSIKLFTTAAFLSTTLLGVTQAHAQEITVKSGDTLSLYAKQYGVSVKDIESQNKLTSDLIYAGQTLNINSTSSNTYTVKSGDCLSVIAKANGLTVSKLKSLNGLSSDVIYPGQTLKLSSTGTTTSTTTTTASKATTTSSNSTATTYKVKSGDCLSVIAKKYGVTVSQLKSWNGLSSDLIKVGQVLKLTSSGQTQTQPEVKAQTESVTPLADQIIKDAESYIGVPYKYGGSTPSGFDCSGLVNYVFAKEGVAVSRTSASLYAGGSHVSSLQKGDLVFFTTNGAGTVSHVGIYIGNNEFISATSSHGVMINSLSNSYWGPRYLGAKRYL from the coding sequence ATGAAAAAATCTATCAAACTATTTACGACAGCAGCGTTTCTATCGACGACTCTATTAGGCGTAACACAGGCCCATGCACAGGAAATTACCGTAAAGTCCGGAGATACATTGTCCCTTTATGCGAAACAATATGGCGTGAGTGTAAAAGATATCGAATCTCAAAATAAGCTGACCAGTGATCTTATTTATGCTGGACAAACTCTTAACATTAATTCAACTTCATCCAATACATACACTGTAAAGTCGGGGGATTGCTTATCCGTTATTGCCAAAGCGAATGGCTTAACCGTTAGTAAGCTCAAAAGCTTGAACGGCCTTTCCAGTGATGTGATCTATCCAGGACAAACGCTTAAGCTTAGCTCAACCGGAACCACAACATCGACGACCACGACCACAGCGTCTAAAGCAACGACCACTTCTTCTAATTCGACAGCCACCACTTATAAAGTAAAATCCGGTGATTGCTTATCCGTCATTGCGAAAAAGTATGGCGTAACCGTTTCTCAGCTTAAATCATGGAATGGCCTCTCAAGCGATTTAATTAAAGTGGGTCAAGTCCTCAAGCTTACTTCATCTGGACAAACTCAAACTCAACCTGAAGTTAAAGCACAAACTGAATCGGTCACTCCTTTAGCCGATCAAATCATCAAAGATGCAGAAAGTTACATTGGTGTGCCATACAAATATGGCGGTTCTACACCAAGCGGATTTGATTGCAGCGGTTTAGTCAATTATGTCTTTGCTAAAGAAGGCGTTGCCGTTTCACGGACTTCTGCTTCTCTATACGCAGGTGGAAGCCATGTGTCCTCATTACAAAAAGGCGACTTAGTGTTCTTTACGACCAATGGTGCGGGCACCGTTTCTCACGTCGGCATCTACATTGGCAATAATGAGTTCATCAGTGCCACCTCTAGCCACGGCGTTATGATTAACAGTCTTTCCAATTCCTATTGGGGACCTCGTTATTTAGGCGCAAAACGTTATCTATAA
- a CDS encoding ABC transporter ATP-binding protein, with product MVLIAQTINKVYKSGKTEFQALTNVNLAIKKGEIVVILGPSGSGKSTLLNAIGGIDRIDHGEIWVEDQLLTKMNSKQLVAYRRNVVGFVFQMYNLIPNLTVYENIELAAKISETPLSIKDMIKAVGLEGMDNRFPRELSGGQQQRVSIARAIVKNPRLLLCDEPTGALDSMTSKDILSLIKKINEIYNTTILIITHNQAISQMADRVITLKDGRVETDHVNKEKLDPERIEW from the coding sequence ATGGTTTTAATTGCACAAACTATTAACAAAGTGTATAAAAGCGGGAAGACCGAGTTTCAAGCTTTAACCAATGTCAACTTGGCTATTAAAAAGGGTGAAATCGTGGTCATTCTTGGACCTTCTGGTTCAGGAAAGTCCACATTATTGAACGCTATTGGCGGGATAGATCGGATTGATCACGGTGAGATTTGGGTAGAAGATCAGTTGCTCACTAAAATGAATTCAAAACAACTAGTGGCGTACAGACGTAATGTGGTTGGCTTTGTTTTTCAAATGTATAACCTGATTCCAAATCTAACGGTATACGAAAATATTGAACTCGCAGCTAAAATTAGTGAAACCCCGCTATCGATTAAAGACATGATCAAAGCGGTTGGACTTGAGGGAATGGATAATCGTTTCCCAAGGGAATTAAGTGGTGGACAACAGCAACGGGTTTCCATTGCGCGTGCGATTGTTAAAAACCCAAGACTACTATTGTGTGACGAACCAACAGGTGCTCTTGATTCAATGACCTCCAAAGATATCCTTTCCTTAATCAAAAAGATAAATGAAATCTATAACACGACAATCCTTATCATAACCCACAATCAAGCGATTAGTCAGATGGCAGACCGTGTGATTACTCTCAAGGATGGTCGTGTCGAGACGGATCATGTAAATAAAGAGAAGCTGGACCCGGAAAGGATTGAGTGGTAA
- a CDS encoding EcsC family protein, producing the protein MGNNELTQGKMMQLLDWSYEKVLNGLPGTPDIYELAQSYLRKHSSVQKSVDALIRNQNTKAATSGFLTGLGGLITLPVTIPVNISSVIYVQMRMVAAIAVMGGYDLKDDQVRTLVYVALAGNSAVDILKQAGIDIGKKVAVAAIKKIPGTVITKINQKVGFRLLTKFGEKGAVNLVKIVPVAGGIIGGAVDLGSTRTVGKVAKKVFIYKEEKIELS; encoded by the coding sequence ATGGGAAATAATGAACTCACTCAAGGGAAAATGATGCAATTATTAGATTGGTCATATGAAAAAGTACTGAATGGATTACCTGGTACTCCAGATATATATGAGTTAGCACAAAGTTATTTAAGGAAACACTCTTCTGTACAAAAAAGTGTAGATGCTCTAATAAGGAATCAAAATACAAAGGCAGCCACATCAGGCTTTCTAACAGGATTAGGAGGCTTAATAACGTTACCTGTAACTATTCCAGTTAATATTAGCTCCGTCATTTACGTGCAAATGCGAATGGTTGCTGCGATAGCTGTGATGGGTGGGTATGACCTCAAAGATGATCAGGTGAGAACATTGGTTTATGTTGCTCTTGCTGGGAATAGTGCTGTTGATATACTAAAACAAGCAGGAATTGATATAGGGAAAAAGGTGGCAGTCGCAGCTATTAAAAAAATACCGGGAACGGTGATTACCAAAATTAATCAAAAGGTCGGATTTCGACTTTTAACGAAATTCGGTGAAAAAGGGGCTGTTAATTTAGTTAAGATTGTACCTGTTGCTGGTGGAATTATAGGTGGAGCAGTAGATTTGGGTTCTACAAGAACAGTTGGAAAGGTAGCAAAGAAAGTCTTTATTTACAAGGAAGAAAAAATTGAATTGAGCTAA
- a CDS encoding TetR/AcrR family transcriptional regulator: MSNLREKRKLENQKKIIRAARHLFSGKGFQQTTISEIASEAQVGVGTIYNYYASKGVLLFAVFSEDMEHMRERSEQSVDLNSGNVVELLLEIMKGAMVFFEMYPKRFWREILHVMTEETEEMITLRQGLFGFDQEVISWVETIIKEHSFCFRIPVDSKMASQSLYGSMIMLALFFIYDDDMTYEQLLSQIEHHIQFIFLGKLNES; this comes from the coding sequence GTGAGTAATCTTAGAGAAAAAAGGAAACTCGAAAATCAAAAAAAAATAATTCGCGCTGCTCGTCATCTCTTTTCAGGAAAGGGTTTTCAACAGACCACAATTTCCGAAATAGCAAGCGAAGCCCAAGTAGGGGTAGGAACCATTTATAACTATTATGCTTCTAAAGGCGTTCTTTTATTTGCCGTTTTTTCGGAGGACATGGAACATATGAGAGAAAGGAGTGAGCAAAGTGTTGATTTGAATAGTGGAAATGTTGTGGAGCTTCTTTTGGAGATAATGAAGGGTGCTATGGTGTTTTTTGAAATGTACCCTAAAAGATTTTGGAGGGAAATTCTGCATGTCATGACAGAAGAAACCGAAGAGATGATCACTCTGCGACAGGGCTTATTTGGATTTGACCAGGAAGTCATCTCATGGGTGGAAACCATTATAAAAGAACATTCTTTTTGTTTTAGAATACCTGTTGACAGCAAAATGGCGAGTCAGTCTTTGTATGGCTCCATGATAATGTTGGCGTTGTTTTTTATTTATGATGATGACATGACCTATGAACAATTATTAAGTCAGATCGAGCATCATATACAATTTATTTTTTTAGGGAAATTAAACGAGTCATAA
- a CDS encoding ABC transporter permease, translating to MTLGNKLFRTILEKKAQYLSAWVLVVISSTLFYSCTVAGANLIDNLNQFFTSHHVEDASFIVQKPIQNLTEIEKKYGVTIEPRHSVDLRLGQNTTIRLINATKTIDHYEVTKGTPLQNNHDILLDPGFAKSHHYKIGDYLTLGGETFTITGTMAVPDYIYPLQSVSGYFKNPKVFGIGVVKEAVLNNLPNEHPYYSIRLNGTDKAALKKELNNDNHVVQWIDRKDNNRISFIKGDISGIKEMGETFPIGILLITIVIILILLWRMIKKEYVQVGTLYALGFTKFEILRHYLSYSIVLALAGSIVGTILGWFCLPVLLSVYASFYNLPVLTINPHLSYLLVSLFLPLIFFVPLTYLLIHRVLNKPPVLLMKGGEIKTKVNRLEKSLVSKRMPFSIKFIIREILRNIPRVTFLTVGVVFATLLLLIGFVMKDSFGYLINQDFKNVYHYQNEYIYNQLQTIPPKHGQVASTAPFTITNKQDQSVTITGLQSTNTAIQLKDLKGHRLTFDSVIINKSLADKIGIKAGDTIYVKNQLNNQSFSLKIEYIANSYLGDMIYMPLDRFNQKNHYPIGSYMEVYANQNLNVDPSQLASTLHTKETIDGYEQILKPLKYGVCGIAIVAAIIAIIIIYILISLLIEENTFKISLLKVIGYEDRRIQRMMVDYNFIFVIIGFLIGIPFTTYSMSVMMTSIMADMNLSIPVKINAINIGIGLFILLVSYFVSILLNRRKLNQISMKDAINRSTE from the coding sequence ATGACATTGGGTAATAAACTTTTTCGAACGATTTTAGAAAAAAAAGCCCAGTACTTATCCGCGTGGGTTCTTGTTGTCATAAGTTCCACACTCTTCTACTCGTGTACAGTTGCGGGTGCAAATTTAATTGACAATTTGAATCAATTTTTCACATCTCACCATGTAGAAGACGCGAGCTTTATTGTGCAAAAACCAATCCAAAATTTAACTGAGATTGAGAAAAAGTATGGGGTGACCATTGAACCACGTCATTCTGTCGATCTTCGCTTGGGCCAAAATACGACCATCCGTTTAATTAATGCGACCAAAACAATAGATCACTATGAAGTGACGAAAGGAACACCTCTTCAAAATAACCATGATATTCTTCTGGATCCAGGCTTTGCGAAATCCCATCATTATAAAATAGGCGATTATTTAACTCTGGGTGGAGAAACCTTTACTATTACAGGAACGATGGCTGTCCCTGATTATATTTATCCGCTTCAGTCTGTTTCGGGATATTTTAAAAATCCAAAGGTTTTTGGAATTGGAGTGGTAAAAGAAGCCGTTTTAAATAATTTGCCAAATGAGCATCCGTACTATAGTATCCGGCTTAACGGAACAGACAAGGCGGCACTTAAAAAAGAGTTGAATAACGATAACCACGTTGTTCAATGGATCGATAGAAAGGATAATAACCGTATTTCTTTTATAAAAGGCGATATTTCTGGGATTAAAGAAATGGGAGAAACATTCCCAATCGGTATTTTGCTCATTACCATTGTCATTATTCTAATTCTGCTTTGGCGCATGATTAAGAAGGAATATGTTCAAGTCGGGACACTCTATGCGTTAGGTTTTACCAAATTTGAAATTCTTCGACATTATCTATCTTATTCGATTGTTTTAGCATTAGCAGGTAGTATTGTTGGGACCATTCTAGGATGGTTTTGCCTCCCAGTTTTACTTTCTGTTTACGCTTCGTTTTATAATTTACCCGTCCTTACGATTAATCCTCATCTAAGCTATCTCTTGGTTAGCTTATTCTTACCACTCATTTTCTTTGTACCGTTAACCTATCTTTTAATCCATCGTGTTTTGAATAAGCCACCTGTTTTATTAATGAAAGGTGGTGAGATTAAAACAAAGGTGAATCGACTAGAAAAATCCCTTGTGAGCAAACGAATGCCATTTTCAATAAAATTTATCATTCGTGAGATCCTGAGGAACATCCCACGAGTGACCTTTTTAACTGTAGGGGTCGTTTTTGCGACACTCTTACTTTTAATAGGATTTGTTATGAAAGATTCATTCGGTTATTTAATCAATCAAGACTTTAAAAATGTGTACCATTATCAGAACGAATACATCTATAATCAATTGCAAACGATCCCTCCAAAACATGGGCAAGTCGCTTCTACCGCACCTTTTACTATAACGAACAAACAGGATCAATCCGTAACCATTACAGGGCTCCAATCTACGAATACAGCGATTCAGTTAAAAGATTTAAAAGGGCATCGTTTAACTTTTGATTCTGTTATTATAAACAAATCATTAGCGGATAAAATTGGAATTAAAGCAGGCGATACGATTTATGTTAAAAATCAGTTGAATAATCAATCATTCTCGTTAAAAATCGAGTATATTGCCAACTCCTATCTTGGAGATATGATTTACATGCCGCTTGATCGTTTTAATCAGAAAAATCATTATCCAATAGGGTCTTATATGGAAGTCTATGCCAATCAAAACTTAAATGTGGATCCCAGTCAGCTCGCCTCGACCCTCCACACTAAAGAAACGATCGATGGATATGAACAGATCTTAAAGCCGCTAAAATATGGGGTATGTGGGATTGCTATTGTAGCGGCAATTATAGCGATAATTATTATTTACATTTTAATTTCATTATTAATCGAAGAAAACACGTTTAAAATCTCTTTACTGAAAGTAATCGGATATGAGGATAGGCGTATTCAAAGAATGATGGTCGATTATAATTTCATTTTTGTGATCATTGGATTTCTAATTGGTATTCCATTTACCACCTATTCAATGTCTGTGATGATGACTTCGATTATGGCAGATATGAATTTGTCAATTCCTGTTAAAATAAACGCAATAAATATAGGGATCGGTCTATTCATTTTACTTGTTTCCTATTTTGTATCCATTCTTCTAAACCGGAGAAAACTGAACCAAATCTCAATGAAAGACGCAATTAACCGAAGTACTGAATAA
- a CDS encoding sugar phosphate isomerase/epimerase family protein, with protein sequence MKFGTYFAYWEQDWNTSYLKYVKKVADLGFDVLEVGASGIVNMSDEELHALRKEAEKYNITLTAGIGLPKEYDVSSKDENVRQNGIQFMKKIIQALNKANIHAIGGTIYSYWPVDYSSPINKEVAKRQSIKSMKELANFALNYDVTLFIEVLNRFEQFLLNDAKEAVDYVEEIGRDNVKIMLDSFHMNIEEDLLGDAIRYTGKHLGHFHIGEANRKVPGKGHMPWDEIGQALRDIEYDGCVVMEPFVRPGGIVGSDIKVWRDLSENADEAKLDSDIEESLIFVKEKFLDITCRK encoded by the coding sequence ATGAAATTCGGTACGTATTTTGCATATTGGGAACAGGATTGGAACACTAGCTATTTGAAGTACGTAAAAAAAGTGGCTGATTTAGGATTCGATGTCTTAGAGGTTGGTGCTTCAGGAATCGTCAATATGTCTGATGAAGAACTCCATGCCCTTAGAAAGGAAGCAGAGAAATACAACATCACATTAACTGCTGGGATCGGTCTCCCTAAAGAATATGATGTTTCTTCAAAAGATGAAAACGTACGTCAAAACGGCATTCAATTCATGAAAAAAATCATTCAGGCTTTAAACAAGGCGAATATTCATGCCATTGGTGGGACCATCTATTCCTATTGGCCAGTTGACTATTCATCTCCTATTAATAAAGAGGTTGCTAAACGACAAAGCATTAAAAGTATGAAAGAATTAGCAAATTTTGCTTTAAATTACGATGTCACATTGTTCATTGAAGTGTTAAATCGTTTTGAACAATTTCTACTTAATGATGCCAAAGAAGCTGTTGATTATGTAGAAGAAATCGGCCGTGACAACGTGAAGATCATGCTGGATAGTTTTCACATGAATATTGAGGAGGACCTTTTAGGAGATGCCATTCGCTATACAGGAAAACACTTAGGTCATTTTCATATTGGAGAAGCTAACAGAAAAGTACCCGGAAAGGGACACATGCCTTGGGACGAAATCGGGCAGGCTCTGCGCGATATCGAGTATGATGGCTGTGTTGTAATGGAACCCTTCGTCCGTCCAGGGGGCATTGTTGGTTCGGATATTAAGGTTTGGAGAGACCTGTCAGAAAATGCCGATGAAGCAAAACTAGATTCAGACATTGAAGAATCTCTTATTTTTGTGAAAGAGAAATTTCTTGATATTACGTGTAGGAAATAA
- a CDS encoding AAA domain-containing protein, giving the protein MGKDNLAEKVLDYWYALEFLSQDAYPESRDVQKRIESHKEKVRLGTSINKTISNFIPLSGKEDLYEVLSKEANACGMKKWGNLTIYIGKVKREKCIECISKMLPFDPGDENRPEKSTDKIAWVSLQLSPNGNYIEHSLSLSTIIWALNQIRNAKGNISDSLDDKLYNDAMEKLEKKFFDKESTTNANNNERKKQETNTSEQKADEEEKLQAFSASAISLKKLRDLYEEVEEKYIKGNIRNKENDKNAYEEIYGISYQLFADETTKKKKEDDNYLGLNHDYYSDDIKLVIERERSGALVKDRYMGNDILKYVTVLEDEDMAKNNRINLVDPKKQGEQEYLSQINEILSVENAPLGKWPSRFMPAFMQQMAVNLAIGKGTSDLYKVNGKVFSVNGPPGTGKTTLLKEIVVSNIIERAILLSKYDDPNDAFVQHDFIHGEREENAYSTYTRHWYSLKNDAINNYSMLVTSCNNAAVENISKELPKSMVGDLEPLDDDSEELRNMLVEVGKLFDPDKSGAIETTHQKETYKDVYFTKYAQNLLGNDKAWGLIAAPLGKKSNLSNFYNHVLNPLGRDFYQNREMAPNRVNSYKTSKKKFEEQLKVVRDMQNTLRKAGNLFAQKAAAERVEYETVKSCNALIAASRAKIKSAKQGKTELIAREEKHRTKAVSCKTAFRQVDEELINKKRELKTANLKRTEFLEKEVFTRKSVGVWIRIFSKAKYEAAMKLADEYKKDAENQRVQVSSLDSEIKQLTETCKYAEALYNQTQQEYDELKEQINSNIKTISAEEKKIVDCESEIAKAHAEFESVKKEYESEIAKFAGADAVDTGLIIDEEFVRHLLSNDVDESTIAQVSNPWFTERYNREREKLFGYAMRMNKEFVVSTHHCRDNFVTLSHYWGLKAGDENERIIFHKEDKAGLIPALFQTLFLLVPVLSSTFASVGTFLRDVKHPGVIGMLVVDEAGQAQPQMALGALYRSRSAVIVGDPKQVEPVVTDDLILLKKAYSDEALKPYKKKSLSVQGFADRLNTFGTYLDNGTDYPEWIGCPLLVHRRCISPMYDVSNEISYNGIMKQQTRFPGLEKEKKFIYDKSQWINVKGSEKGKKNHFVETQGQKVCELLEIAFSKNPEPSIYIISPFTTVVSGIKDYIEKYCRTNRNKTKINSDYILDYNQKKIGTVHTFQGKEAEEVIFLLGCDTSEDAKGAIQWVNKNIVNVAATRAKFRLYVIGDEDAWKSSTCISMAKEIIDTMSKEIIDTLAIKEIKSILEDNLPEQKMKDALVKASRGLPSVTAFSVIEIEDENGVVDYSVDTSGLIKGLKEEFLKTDLSKGQLERFGFNDMKDLDGFPIKVKENLLLAMKLFFMLEPVYQLNKQLDASCCAILFCKVMELQMKDCFTKSLKEIFPDYKVKVAGKGRDRIAIKDSEDKELTLGTFYTTLKNNRAELGQRMKVIGKSKYDEAWWISFEDKLGDFINKRNKCFHSGLFSWREQSFLLFNMFKNGDANNQKQNKSIGGILFESKVGKNLEPIT; this is encoded by the coding sequence ATGGGAAAGGATAATTTGGCTGAAAAAGTATTAGACTATTGGTATGCATTAGAATTTCTTTCACAGGATGCATATCCTGAAAGCCGGGATGTACAAAAAAGAATCGAGAGCCACAAAGAAAAGGTGCGCCTTGGAACAAGTATAAATAAAACAATATCCAATTTTATACCATTAAGTGGTAAGGAAGACTTATATGAAGTACTTTCGAAAGAGGCCAATGCATGTGGAATGAAAAAATGGGGAAATCTGACCATTTATATAGGCAAGGTAAAAAGGGAGAAGTGTATTGAGTGCATTTCAAAGATGTTACCATTTGATCCAGGGGATGAAAATAGACCAGAAAAAAGCACGGACAAGATTGCATGGGTTAGTTTACAACTTTCTCCGAATGGAAACTATATAGAGCATTCCTTATCCTTATCAACAATAATCTGGGCTCTTAATCAGATTAGAAATGCAAAGGGGAATATCTCCGATTCTCTGGATGACAAACTATATAACGATGCAATGGAAAAACTCGAGAAAAAGTTCTTTGATAAAGAATCTACAACAAACGCAAACAATAACGAGAGAAAAAAGCAGGAAACAAATACTTCTGAACAGAAAGCTGATGAGGAAGAAAAACTACAGGCATTTTCCGCAAGTGCCATTTCTCTTAAGAAGCTTCGTGATTTATATGAAGAAGTAGAGGAAAAATATATTAAAGGGAATATTCGGAATAAAGAAAATGATAAGAATGCCTATGAAGAGATTTATGGTATTAGTTATCAACTCTTTGCAGACGAGACTACCAAAAAGAAAAAAGAGGATGATAACTATCTTGGATTAAATCATGATTATTATTCAGATGATATAAAGCTTGTTATCGAGAGGGAGCGAAGTGGGGCATTAGTTAAAGATAGATACATGGGAAATGACATCCTAAAATACGTTACTGTATTAGAAGACGAAGATATGGCCAAGAATAATCGAATTAATTTGGTAGATCCAAAGAAGCAAGGAGAACAGGAGTATTTAAGTCAGATTAACGAAATCTTATCAGTTGAAAATGCACCTTTAGGAAAGTGGCCTTCAAGATTTATGCCTGCGTTTATGCAGCAAATGGCAGTGAATTTGGCTATCGGTAAAGGTACTTCTGATCTATATAAGGTGAATGGCAAGGTATTTTCTGTAAATGGCCCTCCAGGTACTGGAAAGACAACACTTCTTAAGGAAATCGTTGTAAGTAATATTATAGAGAGAGCTATTTTATTATCAAAATATGATGACCCTAACGATGCTTTTGTGCAGCATGATTTTATTCATGGAGAAAGAGAAGAAAACGCTTATTCTACATACACACGGCATTGGTATAGTTTGAAAAATGACGCGATTAATAACTATAGTATGTTGGTAACATCTTGTAATAATGCGGCTGTTGAAAATATCTCTAAAGAACTCCCTAAGAGTATGGTTGGTGATTTGGAACCGTTAGATGATGATTCAGAAGAATTAAGGAATATGCTCGTAGAGGTTGGAAAACTTTTTGATCCTGATAAATCGGGAGCTATTGAAACTACTCATCAAAAAGAGACCTATAAGGATGTCTATTTTACAAAGTATGCACAGAATCTCCTAGGTAATGATAAGGCATGGGGATTAATTGCGGCACCATTAGGAAAGAAATCTAATCTAAGTAATTTTTACAATCATGTGCTTAATCCATTGGGACGTGACTTTTATCAAAATAGAGAGATGGCGCCAAATAGAGTTAATTCATATAAGACTTCAAAAAAGAAATTTGAAGAACAGCTTAAAGTTGTAAGAGATATGCAGAATACTCTTAGAAAGGCCGGTAATTTATTTGCGCAGAAAGCAGCCGCAGAGCGAGTGGAGTATGAAACTGTTAAAAGCTGTAATGCTTTAATTGCAGCAAGCAGGGCAAAAATTAAAAGTGCAAAACAAGGGAAAACAGAATTAATTGCCAGAGAAGAAAAACATCGTACAAAAGCAGTTTCTTGTAAAACTGCGTTTCGTCAAGTAGATGAGGAACTCATCAACAAAAAAAGAGAATTGAAAACTGCTAACTTAAAGAGAACGGAATTTTTGGAAAAAGAAGTATTTACAAGAAAATCAGTGGGTGTATGGATAAGAATTTTTAGTAAGGCTAAATATGAAGCTGCAATGAAATTGGCCGATGAATATAAGAAAGACGCTGAGAATCAGAGGGTTCAAGTGAGTTCATTGGATTCAGAAATAAAACAACTTACGGAAACTTGCAAGTATGCAGAAGCTCTTTATAATCAGACACAACAAGAATATGATGAACTAAAAGAGCAGATTAATAGTAATATAAAAACTATTTCTGCAGAAGAAAAGAAGATTGTAGATTGTGAGTCAGAGATAGCCAAAGCCCATGCTGAATTCGAAAGTGTTAAGAAAGAGTATGAGTCTGAAATTGCTAAATTTGCAGGGGCAGATGCTGTAGATACAGGTCTGATAATAGATGAAGAATTTGTAAGACATTTGTTATCGAATGATGTAGATGAATCAACAATTGCACAGGTTTCAAACCCATGGTTCACGGAAAGATATAATCGCGAAAGAGAAAAATTATTTGGTTATGCCATGCGGATGAATAAGGAGTTTGTTGTATCTACTCATCACTGCAGGGATAATTTTGTTACTTTGTCTCATTACTGGGGATTAAAAGCAGGAGACGAAAACGAAAGAATTATTTTCCATAAAGAAGATAAGGCGGGATTGATTCCAGCTTTATTCCAAACCCTATTTTTATTAGTACCTGTGCTTTCATCCACATTCGCATCTGTTGGTACTTTTTTAAGGGATGTAAAGCACCCTGGGGTTATAGGAATGCTGGTTGTTGATGAGGCGGGTCAAGCTCAGCCACAAATGGCATTGGGTGCTTTATATAGAAGCCGTAGTGCTGTGATTGTTGGAGACCCTAAACAGGTTGAGCCAGTTGTCACAGATGATTTGATTCTTCTGAAGAAAGCTTATAGTGATGAGGCATTAAAGCCATACAAGAAAAAGTCTCTTTCTGTACAAGGATTTGCAGATCGTTTAAATACTTTTGGAACCTACTTAGACAACGGGACTGATTATCCAGAATGGATCGGATGTCCTTTGCTAGTACATAGACGTTGCATTTCACCGATGTATGATGTTTCAAATGAGATATCTTACAACGGTATTATGAAACAGCAGACACGATTTCCTGGATTGGAAAAGGAAAAAAAATTCATCTATGACAAATCGCAGTGGATTAATGTTAAGGGTTCGGAGAAAGGTAAAAAGAATCATTTTGTTGAAACTCAGGGACAAAAGGTCTGTGAGCTTTTAGAGATAGCATTTTCTAAGAATCCTGAACCAAGTATTTATATTATTAGTCCATTCACAACTGTTGTTTCTGGGATAAAGGACTATATTGAAAAATATTGCCGTACGAATAGGAATAAAACAAAGATTAACAGTGACTATATTCTTGATTATAATCAAAAGAAGATTGGAACAGTTCATACTTTCCAAGGTAAAGAGGCGGAAGAGGTTATTTTCCTTCTTGGTTGCGATACAAGCGAAGACGCTAAAGGTGCAATACAGTGGGTAAATAAAAACATCGTAAATGTTGCAGCCACACGTGCTAAATTTCGTCTATATGTGATTGGTGATGAAGATGCTTGGAAATCTTCTACATGCATCAGCATGGCAAAGGAAATAATTGATACGATGTCAAAGGAAATAATTGATACTTTGGCAATAAAGGAAATCAAGTCAATTCTTGAAGATAATTTGCCTGAGCAAAAAATGAAGGATGCTTTAGTTAAGGCTTCGAGAGGATTACCGTCAGTAACTGCGTTTTCAGTAATTGAAATAGAGGATGAAAATGGTGTTGTTGACTATAGTGTTGATACTTCGGGACTGATTAAAGGGTTAAAAGAGGAGTTTCTTAAAACAGATTTATCTAAAGGGCAACTTGAAAGATTTGGGTTTAACGATATGAAAGATTTGGATGGTTTCCCAATAAAGGTTAAAGAAAACCTGCTTCTTGCTATGAAGCTTTTCTTCATGCTAGAGCCGGTATACCAATTGAATAAACAGCTGGATGCGTCATGCTGTGCAATTCTTTTCTGCAAGGTAATGGAATTGCAAATGAAGGATTGCTTTACAAAGAGTTTAAAAGAAATCTTCCCTGATTATAAGGTTAAAGTAGCGGGAAAAGGAAGAGATAGAATTGCAATAAAAGATTCCGAAGATAAGGAACTGACATTGGGGACTTTTTATACAACTCTGAAAAATAATAGGGCAGAGCTTGGCCAAAGAATGAAGGTGATTGGCAAAAGCAAATATGATGAGGCTTGGTGGATCTCATTTGAAGACAAATTAGGCGATTTTATTAATAAGAGAAATAAGTGTTTCCATTCTGGTTTATTTAGTTGGAGGGAGCAGTCATTTTTATTATTTAATATGTTCAAGAATGGTGATGCGAATAACCAAAAACAAAATAAGTCAATTGGTGGAATCTTGTTTGAAAGTAAGGTAGGAAAGAATCTCGAACCCATTACTTGA